The region GGAAAGTGTATTTTTAATTAGACCTTAACAGTTATAAAACTTGAAGGAAAGTGTGTATAAATCTTAAAAAGGGAAGTGTGTATTTAATGAGTTATAAATCAGTTATAAATCTTGAGGAAAGGTGTGCCTAAAAAAGTGTGTGATAATTAATGGATATAGGACAGTGTGTCTTAATTAACATCAGTCAGTTATAAATCTCATGGAAAATGTGTCTacattttagtgtgtgttagtAGAGACCTTATGGGAAAATGtgtatgttttagtgtgtgtttgtagagatGAAAATGTGTctatgttttagtgtgtgttagtaGAGATCTTATTGGAAAATGTGTCaatgttttagtgtgtgttagcAGAGATCTTATGGGAAAATGtgtatgttttagtgtgtgtttgtagagatGAAAATGTGTCTacattttagtgtgtgttagtAGAGATCTTATTGGAAAATGTGTCTATGTTTTAGTGTGTGTCAGCAGAGATCTTATGGGAAAATGTGTCTACGTTTTAGTTTGTTAGTAGAGATCTTATGGTAAAATGTGTCTACactttagtgtgtgttagtggagATCTTATGGAGAAATGTGTCTAcgttttagtgtgtgttagtaGCGCTCTTTTGGGAAAATGTATctatgttttagtgtgtgtttgtagagatGAAAATGTATCTACGTTTTAGCGTGTGTTTGTAGAGATGAAAATGGGTCTAcgttttagtgtgtgttagtaGAGATCTTATGGGAAAATGTGTCAAcgttttagtgtgtgttagtaGAAATCTTATGGAAAAATGTGTCTACATTTTCGTGTGTGTTATTAGAGCACTTATGGAAAAATGTGTCTtcgttttagtgtgtgtttgtggagatggAGAAGTGTCTACGTTTTAGAGTGTGTTAGTGGAAATGAAAATGTGTCTACATTTTAGTGTATGTTAATGGAGATGGAGAAGTGTAATTTAATGAACCCTATACAGCTCAGAGAAGAATTAACTCCGTTGATCTTTGACATGTCATTGTCTATACCAATTAACTAACAGTAGTGTTAGTTCTACATCCATGCCACTTACAAAAATGTCTCCTAATAAATTTATGCCCATTTCAGTGAAATGTCTAGCATGGCAATAGCCCCTGACAAATTCGTTCTAAATGACTGTGTTTTTTAAGCAcattgagcttggtctctgactgaggatagaaGCTACAATGGTGTCCATACAAATGTAAAGAGAGATGAATATGCAGTTTCGTACAATTTAGTAGTTCTGCCACTTATGTACGATGTCTTGTTGTAAATGCAATATGTGTTTCTGTCATAAACATCCTTGTATATTTGTATTATGTGGAAGGAAAATTTTGCGCATGTACACTTAAACATTTTGAAAATGTTTTTATATGGTATTCTCTTGAATAATTTAAAGTGTTATTTGAGTTTTGCATGTAAATGgaaattgttgttattattgttacagaTGTTTTGTACATTGATAGGAAATGCTGTTGTTGTGCAAAACATGACAGTGTTGAGAAATAGTGCTGGAGAGAGAcactggaggtggtggtgtgtgtgtgacctgtgggTTGAAGGAAGGCTCTATCATGTCTGTTCCTCTCCGGTGCTctgatactgtgttgtgtttctgtaacctgtatgttcctgtgaaatgtctgatactgtgtctgtgttgtgtttctgtaacctgtatgttcctgtgagatgtctgatactgtgtctgtgttgtgtttctgtaacctgtatgttcctgtgaaatgtctgatactgtgtctgtgttgtgtttctgtaacctgtatgttcctgtgagatgtctgatactgtgtctgtgttgtgtttctgtaacctgtatgttcctgtgagatgtctgatactgtgtctgtgttgtgtttctgcatcctgtatgttcctgtgagatgtctgatactgtgtctgtgttgtgtttctgtaacctgtatgttcctgtgaaatgtctgatactgtgtctgtgttgtgtttctgtgtcctgtatgttcctgtgagatgtctgatactgtgtctgtgctgtgtttctgtaacctgtatgttcctgtgagatgtctgatactgtgtctgtgttgtgtttctgtaacctgtatgttcctgtgaaatgtctgatactgtgtctgtgttgtgtttctgtaacCTGTTTGTTCCTGTGAGATGtctgatactgtgtctgtgttgtgtttctgtaacCTGTTTGTTCCTGTGAGATGTCTgatactgtgtttgtgtttctgtaacctgtatgttcctgtgaaatgtctgatactgtgtctgtgttgtgtttctgtgtcctgtttgttCCTGTGAGATGTCTGATACTCTGTTGTGTTTCTGAGTCCTGTATGTTCCTGTGAAATGtctgatactgtgtctgtgtttctgtgtcctgtatgttcctgtgaaatgtctgatactgtgtctgtgttgtgtttctgtgtcctgtttgttCCTGTGAGATGTCTGATACTCTGTTGTGTTTCTGAGTCCTGTATGTTCCTGTGAAATGtctgatactgtgtctgtgtttctgtgtcctgtatgttcctgtgaaatgtctgatactgtgtctgtgttgtgtttctgtgtcctgtttgttCCTGTGAGATGtctgatactgtgtctgtgtttctgtgtcctttATGTTCCTGTGAGATGtctgatactgtgtctgtgttgtgtttctgtgtcctgtttgttCCTGTGAGATGTCTGATACTCTGTTGTGTTTCTGAGTCCTGTATGTTCCTGTGAGATGTCTGATACTGTGTCTCTGTTGTGTTTCTGTATCCTGTATGTTCCTGTGAAATGtctgatactgtgtctgtgttgtgtttctgtatcctgtatgttcctgtgaaatgtctgatactgtgtctgtgttgtgtttctgtatcctgtatgttcctgtgaaatgtctgatactctgttgtgtttctgtatcctgtatgttcctgtgagatgtctgatactgtgtctgtgttgtgtttctgcatcctgtatgttcctgtgagatgtctgatactgtgtctgtgttgtgtttctgtaacctgtatgttcctgtgaaatgtctgatactgtgtctgtgttgtgtttctgtaacctgtatgttcctgtgagatgtctgatactgtgtctgtgttgtgtttctgtaacctgtatgttcctgtgaaatgtctgatactgtgtctgtgttgtgtttctgtaacctgtatgttcctgtgaaatgtctgatactgtgtctgtgttgtgtttctgtaacCTGTTTGTTCCTGTGAGATGtctgatactgtgtctgtgttgtgtttctgtaacCTGTTTGTTCCTGTGAGATGtctgatactgtgtctgtgttgtgtttctgtaacCTGTTTGTTCCTGTGAGATGtctgatactgtgtctgtgtttctgtaacctgtatgttcctgtgaaatgtctgatactgtgtctgtgttgtgtttctgtgtcctgtttgttCCTGTGAGATGTCTGATACTCTGTTGTGTTTCTGAGTCCTGTATGTTCCTGTGAAATGTctgatactgtgttgtgtttctgtatcctgtatgttcctgtgaaatgtctgatactgtgtctgtgttgtgtttctgtgtcctgtttgttCCTGTGAGATGtctgatactgtgtctgtgtttctgtgtcctttATGTTCCTGTGAGATGtctgatactgtgtctgtgttgtgtttctgtgtcctgtttgttCCTGTGAGATGTCTGATACTCTGTTGTGTTTCTGAGTCCTGTATGTTCCTGTGAAATGTctgatactgtgttgtgtttctgtaacctgtatgttcctgtgagatgtctgatactgtgtctctgttgtgtttctgtatcctgtatgttcctgtgaaatgtctgatactgtgtctgtgttgtgtttctgtatcctgtatgttcctgtgaaatgtctgatactctgttgtgtttctgtatcctgtatgttcctgtgaaatgtctgatactgtgcctgtgttgtgtttctgtaacctgtatgttcctgtgagatgtctgatactgtgtctgtgctgtgtttctgtaacctgtatgttcctgtgaaatgtctgatactgtgttgtgtttttgtatcctgtatgttcctgtgaaatgtctgatactgtgtctgtgtttttgtatcctgtatgttcctgtgaaatgtctgatactgtgtctgtgctgtgtttctGTATCCTGTTTGTTCCTGTGAAATGTctgatactgtgttgtgtttctgcatcctgtatgttcctgtgagatgtctgatactgtgtctgtgttgtgtttctgtaacctgtatgttcctgtgagatgtctgatactgtgtctgtgtcgtgtttcTGTAACCTGTATGTTCCTGTGAGATGtctgatactgtgtctgtgttgtgtttctgtaacctgtatgttcctgtgagatgtctgatactgtgtctgtgttgtgtttctgtaacctgtatgttcctgtgaaatgtctgatactgtgttgtgtttctgtaacCTGCATGTTCCTGTGAGATGTCTGatactgtgtctgtgctgtgtttctGTAACCTGTATGTTCCTATGAGATGTCtgatactgtgtgttgtgtttctgcaTCCTGTTTGTTCCTGTGAGATGTCTGATACTTGCGTTTTATATGAAACCTCTCCCATTCAATTGTTGTGTTGACCTAATTGGTTTTTGATTTGGTGCTTGTTTGTGGCGGATTCCCTGCTGGGACCTGCCTTCCATGAAATTGTAATATCAAATTAGATAGTTTTCAGTTGATGCTTCCTTGTGGTGGATTCCTTGCTGGGACCATCTTCCATGAAATTGCTGTAATATCAAATTAGATAGTTTTCAGTTGATACATGCTTGTGGTGGATTCCTTGCTGGGACCTGCCCTCCATGAAATTGCTGTAATATCAAATTAGATAGTTTTCAGTTGATACATGCTTGTGGTGGATTCCTTGCTGGGACCATCTTCCATGAAATTGTTGTGATATCAAATTAGATAGTTTTTAGTTCATGTTTGCTTGTGGTGGATTCCTTGCTGGAACCTGTCTTCCATGAAATTGTTGTGATATCAAATTAGATAGTTTTTAGTTCATGTTTGCTTGTGGTGGATTCCTTGCTGGAACCTGTCTTCCATGAAATTGTTGTTATGTCAAATTAGATAGTTTTCAGTTGATGCTTGCTTGTGGTGGATTCCTGACTGAGACTGAGAACACTGGTGTTGAGAGGCATACAAGATTATTGCTCAGCCAACAGTTAAGGTTGAAGCCATCCCTGAAAGGGGTGACAGGTGGTACTTGTTCTCACCCAGCACTACAGAAATATCTCTGTCCTCCTTCACATTAGTTGAGGACCTGACTATACAATGTTTGTTTGCAAACAAAAGAATGGTTTTTGATACTcacgtgaatgtgtatgtgtgtgtatctttgtgtaacGGTGCAGAAGTTTGAGAGTCAGGTTTGTTGGGAAGCCTTctgatattcattttttttattattgttttctgCATAACCTGAGGGTGAATTTTACAGATGGCcaaatatattcatttttttattatttttttctgcataACCTGAGGGTGAATTTTACAGATGGCCAAATTTTATACTGGATGGTGCTTTAAGCTCAGTTGGCACAAGGTTAACAGGAGTTGACTGGTCAATAAGAAATAGGGTGAGTGATTTTCACCTTGTCTTGTTTAAAGAGATGTCTAACAATGTCATGTCCCAACTTATGTCTTGTTAAAAGAGGTGTCTTAGTTATATCCCCACCTGATGTCTAAAAAGAGGTGTCTAACAATGTCATTTCCCACCTGATGTCTTGTTAAAAGAAGTGTCCAGAGATGTCATTTCCCACCTGATGTCTTGTTAAAAGAGGTATCTAACTACCTCATATCCCCACCTGAAGTATGAAGTGTGTTGAGGTTTTGCCCCTGGAGCAGTGGGACTGACAGGGGGACCATGTTGTATTGTGTGAGGACTTCGTTAGAATGCCTGCTGTTCGTGGTGAGTGACTGTagattgttgtgctgtgctgtgtgctgctggTCTGAAGCTGTCGGTGCCTTGACTGTCTTGATGTTTCCGGTTTCTGACGGTGTTATTCTGTGGGCCAGTTACCTGGCCAGTAATAATTGTGAAtttggaattttgttgttgtttatttgaatGAATTAAGTAACATAAGTGATATAAGATGGTGGATTATATGGTGTTGTGAGAGAGATGACAAGAATGTAATCTATATTCCTATTTTTTCATTGAGTAAAGGAAGGAACTCTTAACTGGGTCTGGAGTAAGCTGTGAGATATGAATGCCGGGACGTGTATACTGATGAGTGCATGCGTGAGTTGCCTTGTGACATGAAGcttgcatacaaacatgcactgTATTGGAGCTGTGAAAGATGTATGTGAGAAAAACAATACCTTGCAATTAttgttgtggggtgggaggggtgtggtggcttagtagatggtgacctgtgtgtgtgtcaaatcacACCAGACTTAGACACCAGAAAAGGATATGAAACAAAACTGTATTGCTCAACCAATCTTCGTTTCATACAACAGTTATCAGCCAGGACGGATCTCTCTGAGCATGCGCTTATATCAAGGGACATAAATCATTATGATTAAACTTTTCACTTTTAGTGTATGAATATCACATCTTTCCCACATTTAGATACATTGTTATCAGAATATATTAATTTCAATAATTTAAAAAGTCTATCAATGTATCAtggcatcattaaaaaaaatctgttgaaatATCACGTCATCATCACACTAACTTAACCACACGGTGATACCATATACAATGCTCAAATTACTGATAGTATGaaacttttgttcttgttgttgtttgtgttgttgttgtacataaTGTCCTTGAAGATCAGTCAATACAATCTGAAAATATCAAACTCGTCCATGGCTGTCACGTTCATCACTATTATTGTCTTTTCGTCTTTTGGATGAACTCTCTTTTTCCTGGACAGTAAAATaagaagatgaaaataaaacataaaatttGTTCTTCCTAACATTTGGGTAACTTGAAACTAACAAACTGAACACTTGTTTTAAATTATGGTCCAGTTGTATTTGACACAAAGTCTTTCAGGGAAGTTGGTGGCTTCCTGGCATGGGCTTCTCTGGGAGATGCTGGCATGGGACTCATGATGCTGGCATGGGACTCATGATGCTGGCATGGGACTCGTGATGGGTCTTTCTGAAGGAGTATGTTTGTCTGGAGCAGCTGATCCAACAGGCGATGATTTCTGGACTGCTGGTTGCAGTTTCCGGTGTTGATTTTCTTCTTGATCAGACTCTTCGTCCTAAGCAATGGGTTGGGAGCCACCTCCAATACGTTTGAAGTGTGAAGAGTTAGGGTTATTTGGGTCATGTCACGTTGGGCAGTTACCATACTACCATGCTTCCTAGTGACAGTAAACGGTTTGGGTTGGAAAGAAGGGGTAAGTTTGTTCAATTTTAGCAGCTTGACTAGTACAGTGTCGCCAGGCTGAAGGCCAGAATACTGGGTGTTTGGGGAAATTGTCAGCTTGGGCCTTCATCTGGGATTTGCTTTTTTGATCATTGCGTGCAATTTTGGAGCGGACAGGCTCAGGGGAAACaagggagaagggaaaagagaggctTTGTCCAATATTCATTCTGCATCCTGTCAGGGCTTCAAAAGGGGAAAGGCTAGGTAGTCCAATATTCATTCTGCATCCTGTCAGGGCTTCAAAAGGGGAAAGGCTAGGTAGTCCAATATTCATTCTGCATCCTGTCAGGGCTTCAAAAGGGGAAAGGCTAGGTAGTCCAATATTCATTCTGCATCCTGTCAGGGCTTCAAAAGGGGAAAGGCTAGGTAGTCCAATATTCATTCTGCATCCTGTCAGGGCTTCAAAAGGGGAAAGGCTAGGTAGTCCAATATTCATTTTGCGTCCTGTCAGGGCTTCAAAAGGGGGAACGTGAGTTGCACTATGGGGCGTTGCACGATACTGATGAAGGAATTGTGGCAGTTCATATTTCCAGTCAGTTCCGGCAGCAGTACAAGAGCGAATGTGTTTGTTGATGGTGGACATGAAGCGTTCAGCTTCACCATTCGCTCCAGGCCGGAATGGAGTGATTCTGCTATGATGGATTCCAACCTGAGTGACAAAGTCTTTGAATTCTTGGCCTTGGAAAGGTGGACCATTGTCTGTCTTGATGGAGTTTGGAATTCCTTGTCTAGCAAAGACAGAGTTGAGAACAGGAACGACAACTCTTGCTGATGTAAACGAGACTATTCTACTTCAGGAAAACGGCTGTATTCGTCAATTATGACCAGTATATAGGCACCAGTGGGAAATAGTCTGGCAAAGTGTACTGCTAGTTCTGTCCATGGAGCCTCTGGGAATCGTGTAGGACAAACTGGTTCACTCTTGGTGGGTCCTGGGTAAGAAGACTGACAGGGGATGCAAGATTTCACAGCATTTTCAACCTGTTTATCTATGCCCGGGAACCATACTTTTTCTCTTATTAGTTGTTTGGTTTTCACTACACCCTGATGTCCCTGGTGGGCAGTGTTGATCACTTTGTCTTGAAGACTGCTTGGAATGACTAGTCCATGATCACAGAGAGCTAGACCATCAGCAACAGAAAGTTCATCTTTGAAGTGAGCAAAGTTTGACAATTCAGCATCATGCCATTTGCGTGTCTGGACAGCTTTCATCACTTTCTGTAAAATTGAGTCTTCCTGTGTAGCAGTGCGAACTTCATATTCTCTCATTGTTTTTGGTATAGCAGTCGTGGAGATGTAGTGCACGTATTCTTCTGCAGCATTTTCTTTTGTTGGAGATATCTGAGGGTGTTGACTCATGTTGTCTGTTGGTTCAGGTCATCACGGCCTGGGCGATATTTAAGAGTCGTGTCGTAGGGCATTAGTCGAAGTCTCCATCGTTCGATTCATGCTGTTGTGGGCTTGGGACTTCTGATGATTCCCAACAGCGGTTTATGATCAGTTGTGACAGTGAACGTTGAACCATAGAGGCATAGGTGAAAACGTTCGACTCCGTACACAATCGTTAACATTTCTCTGTCAATTTGAGTATATTTTTGCTCAGCTTCAGTGAGTGCATTACatatcactgccttcctgtgtcagGATTGCTCATACTCAGACCGAACTGGCGTCGACGATGACTTCAGTTTCCTTGTTTTGATTGAAGTATGAGAACATGTGTACTTCAACTACTTATGAGCATTTTCTTCAGGGTTTGAAATGCCTTTTCATCTTGACCCCAAGACAAGTCTGCGTCCTTTTTGGTGAGACTTCTGAGTGGTTCCACAATAGTAGCATACTGCGGTATGAAGCATGAAACATATTGTGTCATTCCCCAAAATGATCTGATTTCTGGGACAGATTGTGGTGGTCCATGTCAGCGATTGCTCGAATCTTGGCTGGATCTGGACAAACACCTTTTACTCCAAAATTATGTCCATAGAATGTGAGCTGGTTCACTGAGAAAAtgcatttctcttctttttctatcACATCAAGGCTTTCAAGTCTTTCAAGTTCTTTTTCTGAATCTTTTCTGATGTGGGATGGTATGCGGCGATGTCCCTGAATGACTTGTTGAACAGTTTGATCAACATGGAGTTTAATTTTTACATCCATGATTTTGCCAATTCCAGGAGTGAATAATTCTGGAAATTCTTCTGGTATGCTTGATGTAGTCACATCTGAAGCTAAAGCAAAGTGAATAAGCCTTAGCCGTCTCTCCACTGAGGATATTGATTGTTGCTACTTTGCTGCTGTGACGAATGACAAAGAATGTAGTGTGACAAGAGTGATTCTTGTAGTCAATGTCAGCTTTGAAATGACCAGCAACATCCAGTGGTGTCTTGGATCCGTGACCATAGATCTTTGGTGACTGACGTTCAAGTGTGGGTCTTGCTGTGAAATGTTCATTCACAGAATTGTCAATGATACTGAGTGACGCACCTGTATCAAAAATAGACGGCACAGAAGTATAACTGATGCAAATGTTGATGTTGGGATTCTTTAAAGAAATGTTTCTGTTCACTGTAAAGACACATTCATCTTCACTTGATGCTGGCAAGTCAGGACTTTCTTTTGATACACAGTGGACAGTTGAGTTGCACACCTTTGCAAAATAATTTATTTTTCCACATGCTTTGCATTGCTTTCCTTTCACTGGACATCCATGCTGGTGTGGTTGATTACCTCCACAGTTGTGACAATGTCTGTTGCGACCACCACGAACATTATTTTGACCACGTCTGCTGGAGTTGCCTCTTGAAGTATGTGTGCTGTAGTGATTTCTGGGTTGAGAATTGTGAGAATGTGCCGAACCAGACTGCTTTGGCTTGTGAAATGTACCACGTGGTGATGAACCCGTGAAATGTGAAGAACCGTGACGACTAGATCTACCACGAGACACTGAGTAAGCAGTGTTATCTTCCGAGATTCTGAGAGCTTTCGCTGATTTTTCCGTTTCTGACGCTCTCATCTCTGACAGTTCAAGACAACGTGTTTCTGctagtgtttgtgtctgtcaaatTATCACGAAGAGCACGTCTTCTGAGTCTCTGACTGACATCCATGAATAATCTGAGTCAAAATCTCTTCGAACATCATGAAATTCACATTTGCTAGCAAGACTTCTCAGACGAGTGCAGTACGAATCGATAGTCTCTCCTTCATTCTGATGAGCTTGGCGAAATCTGTACATTTTATTTGATGTGTTCTACTTGGGTGTAAATTGTACACATCACGCGTATCATCGGCACCGGAACCGTTATTCTGCTCGTCGGTAAACGTGTCATAGATGTCGTAGGCTTCTTCACCAATGTAATGTGATAATAGTGTTCTTTTCCTGGCATTTGTGTTCATATTCATCCCACACATGAGGTTTTCAAAACGATTTATCCATGGCACCCTCTAACTCCAGTCGATTGTTGGTCTTACTGAACCTCAAACTTGGGGAACGGAAGCAATGGTATGACGTTGGCGATGTTTGATCTAAACTGCTAGTTACTTCAAATTCGTTGCTCGAAACATCAACTAAATTGAAAAGACATACTCGTCGCCAATTCGATTTCAATCTAATGTatggcacacatacaaacttaatAAGACTACAGAAAAGGATATAAAACGAAAGTATTGCTCAGCCAATCTTCGTTTTATACAACAGTTATCAGCCAGGCTGGTCTCTCTCAGCTTGCTCATGTATCAAGGGACATAGATCATTATGATTATACTTTCACTTTCTATGTTTGGATATCACActttgggggtgggaggatgtgtgGGGGCAGATGTGTtgctggggagggtgggggggatagatgtgtccaggggaagggggggaggggggtacatgtgtccttggggatgggggggcagatgtgttgctggggggggggcatgtgtccttggggatggggggggcatgtgtccttggggagaggggggggcagatgtgttgctgggggggggggggggcatgtgtccttggggagaggagggtggggcagatgtgttgctgggggggggggggggggcatgtgtccttggggagagggtggggcagatgtgttgcggaggggggggggggcagatgtgtCCTTGGGGTGAAGGGGCAGATgtgttgctgggggggggggggggggcatgtgtccttggggagagggtggg is a window of Babylonia areolata isolate BAREFJ2019XMU chromosome 22, ASM4173473v1, whole genome shotgun sequence DNA encoding:
- the LOC143297187 gene encoding uncharacterized protein LOC143297187 is translated as MQKHNTQYQTSHRNIQVTETQHRHSIRHLTGTCRLQKHNTDTVSDISQEHTGYRNTTQTQYQTSHRNIQVTETRHRHSIRHLTGTYRLQKHNTDTVSDISQEHTGCRNTTQYQTFHRNKQDTETQHRHSIRHFTGTYRIQKHRHSIRHFTGTYRIQKHNTVSDISQEHTGYRNTAQTQYQTSHRNIQVTETQHRHSIRHFTGTYRIQKHNRVSDISQEHTGYRNTTQTQYQTFHRNIQDTETQQRHSIRHLTGTYRLQKHNTVSDISQEHTGLRNTTEYQTSHRNKQDTETQHRHSIRHLTGT